CCGATCGGAAGACCGCCGGCGGCATCTTCATCCCCGACACGGCGCAGGAAAAAACGGAGGAAGTCGAAGTCGTCTCCGTCGGTCCCGGCGCGCGCAACAACAGGCGCGAGTTGGTCGCGACCGACCCGATCCTGAACAAGCTTCCTCGCGACAGCACTATCGTGCCAGAGCGCCACTTCGCCTTTCCGCAAGAGGTGATCGACGATCCATCCCTCAGTATGGGAGAAAAGCGCTCCATTCTCTGCGAGTGGGCCTCCGACGCCTGCGCGGTCCCCTCGTTCCCGACCTTGCGAATGCTGCCGGGTACGACCTTTCCGGTGACGTTCTCGGCAGTCATGGACGCGCTGACGCAATTGGACCGCAAGTCCTACATCCAAGACGAAGCACTCGCATCTCGCGGGGCTTCGACGATCCTGACAATGCCCGGTAGAGACCGCGCCTCGCCCTTGCGGACCGCGACGGCGCATCATCTGCAAGCTTGACCAGCCTCAGGAGCAAGCGATGCGCGCATTGGTGGACAAGCTGATCACGGCAGTGGCGGCGCTTCTGTTCTTGACGGTGGCGGCCATTCAACCTGCAAAGGCGGAAGCGCTCGACTGCAAGGATCCGATCCTGAACGAGCCTGCGTTTCATCTGCGCACCGATCCACAGAACTCCACCGTCACGCTGGAGCCGACGCCGAGTTCGTTCATCGCACCGCAGGGAATCCACACCCTCCCCGCGCAGCGGGTGAGCGACTCGCTCAAATGGTCGATGCCGCGCGCTCTTGGGACGCTGGAATTTGTTCTCGACGGAAAGACCGGCGCCGTGACCGCCGACCGGCTCTCGACCGGTCGGCGCGAAAACTACGCGAGCTTTTCTTGCGAGAAAACGACGAACGCAAATCCGTAATAATAATTCTTAGACAAATCGCACACCGATGCTTCCGAGGACGCCATAATCCGCGTGAAAGACATCGCCCGGCCGTGCGAATACAGGTCGCGTGAAAGATCCGCACAGCAGTATTTGCCCGGGCTCAAGGTTGACATCGTGGGGGGCCAGTTTGTTGGCGAGCCACGCGATACCGGTCGCAGGGTGGTTCAGTACGCCAGCTGCCAGACCTGTTTCCTCGATGACGCCGTTTCGGCTCAATAGGCATCCGATCCAGCGCAGGTCGAATGCATCGGGTTTAACCGGACGTCCGCCCAGCACTACGCCGCCACAAGCCGCGTTATCGGAGATTGTATCGAGTGCCTTGAGGTTCGAGCCCGTATCGGGATCGACAGGCTGAACGCGCAAATCGATGATTTCGAGAGCCGGCGTTACGTACTCCGTGGCGGCCAGCACGTCGAAGATCGTGACGCCCGGACCCTTGAGCGGCTTTCCAAGCATGAAGGCCAGTTCGACCTCGATGAGGGGAGAAATGAAGCGGCTCGCCGGAATATCCGAAGACTCCGGATAAAGCATGTCGTCAAGCAATGACCCGTAATCGGGCTCATCGATCTGTGCGTTTATCTGCATC
The nucleotide sequence above comes from Rhizomicrobium sp.. Encoded proteins:
- the hpaH gene encoding 2-oxo-hepta-3-ene-1,7-dioic acid hydratase, whose translation is MPFTPEEISSIAASLHEAEKTKKRIPQISKSHSEMCMDDGYAIQTAWLELKGKEGRRTIGYKIGLTSRAMQINAQIDEPDYGSLLDDMLYPESSDIPASRFISPLIEVELAFMLGKPLKGPGVTIFDVLAATEYVTPALEIIDLRVQPVDPDTGSNLKALDTISDNAACGGVVLGGRPVKPDAFDLRWIGCLLSRNGVIEETGLAAGVLNHPATGIAWLANKLAPHDVNLEPGQILLCGSFTRPVFARPGDVFHADYGVLGSIGVRFV
- a CDS encoding co-chaperone GroES → MHDRVVVRRIEADRKTAGGIFIPDTAQEKTEEVEVVSVGPGARNNRRELVATDPILNKLPRDSTIVPERHFAFPQEVIDDPSLSMGEKRSILCEWASDACAVPSFPTLRMLPGTTFPVTFSAVMDALTQLDRKSYIQDEALASRGASTILTMPGRDRASPLRTATAHHLQA